The Persephonella sp. IF05-L8 genome contains a region encoding:
- a CDS encoding cytochrome b/b6 domain-containing protein, with product MYQKVKRMTKTMRIFHWINAFSILAAVITGFYIGHPYYQTLISEPAAYKYVMAYNRLIHFFAALLLDVISIAIFYLYFASRFEKPIKKLIPNRQNIKEFWEVFLNLITLNRRKNFDSSHLDSFNAVYFTILHLLLVWMLLTGFYMYVQAFASGLSSIGSWWPALLHLATDWVGWLLGGHAGVRWWHHFTMWIILAWVAFHIYYQVWRTIFWKEGDMNIVFGGYKFKKVK from the coding sequence ATGTATCAAAAAGTAAAAAGAATGACAAAAACAATGAGAATTTTTCACTGGATAAATGCCTTTTCTATTCTGGCAGCTGTTATAACAGGGTTTTATATAGGGCATCCCTATTATCAAACATTAATATCTGAACCTGCAGCTTATAAATATGTAATGGCTTATAATAGACTTATACACTTTTTTGCTGCTCTTCTTCTTGATGTTATTTCTATTGCCATTTTCTATCTTTATTTTGCAAGCAGGTTTGAAAAACCAATTAAAAAATTAATCCCCAATAGGCAGAATATAAAAGAGTTCTGGGAAGTGTTCTTAAATCTTATTACACTGAATAGAAGAAAGAATTTTGATAGTTCCCATTTAGATAGTTTTAATGCTGTTTACTTTACTATTCTTCATCTTCTTCTTGTATGGATGCTCTTAACAGGTTTTTATATGTATGTTCAGGCATTTGCAAGTGGCTTATCCTCTATCGGTTCTTGGTGGCCAGCATTGCTTCATCTTGCCACAGACTGGGTAGGATGGCTACTTGGAGGGCATGCAGGAGTTAGATGGTGGCATCACTTTACAATGTGGATAATACTTGCATGGGTAGCTTTCCATATCTACTATCAGGTCTGGAGAACAATCTTCTGGAAAGAAGGAGATATGAATATTGTATTTGGTGGATACAAATTCAAAAAGGTTAAATAA
- a CDS encoding (2Fe-2S)-binding protein, translating to MEEIEVCVCKRITLSEILQVIDEEGIKELETLIEKTKAGTVCKMCISPEEDPYGERDIHLTELLK from the coding sequence ATGGAAGAGATTGAGGTTTGTGTTTGTAAAAGGATAACCCTTTCTGAGATACTTCAGGTGATAGATGAAGAAGGTATAAAAGAGCTTGAAACCTTGATAGAGAAAACAAAGGCTGGAACAGTTTGTAAAATGTGTATATCTCCTGAAGAAGACCCTTATGGTGAGAGGGATATACATCTGACAGAACTTTTAAAGTAG
- a CDS encoding DUF2202 domain-containing protein, which yields MVKAKNLLPALVTGTLIFSCGGGDGSANSTSTLNSSYDPQATAILEEIKTLPEEPLSDKEIYNLKYMWNEEKLAKDLYYKLAEIYSEYNVSKVFNNIASKSETVHQEAVELLLDKYKISVDDVPYYEDRDLNSDYPPEVFSLPEIQDLYEQLLNQGMISLEDALKVGCIVEVTDVNDLNEEIENTDNADMIKLFEFLRQGSYNHYWAFDRALKSIGVQDGCCSLGKEYCKTLEEYPPSNKAQKGGNRNRRNHRNNHK from the coding sequence ATGGTAAAAGCAAAAAACTTATTACCTGCTTTGGTTACAGGAACGCTTATTTTTTCATGTGGAGGTGGGGATGGTAGTGCTAATTCTACAAGTACGTTAAACTCCTCATACGATCCACAAGCAACAGCCATATTGGAAGAAATAAAAACATTACCTGAAGAACCTTTATCAGATAAAGAAATATATAATTTAAAATATATGTGGAATGAAGAAAAACTTGCTAAAGATTTATACTATAAATTAGCAGAAATTTATTCAGAATATAATGTTTCCAAAGTATTTAATAATATAGCAAGCAAATCTGAAACAGTTCACCAAGAAGCCGTAGAACTCTTATTGGACAAATATAAAATTTCTGTAGACGATGTTCCATATTATGAAGATAGAGACTTAAACAGTGACTACCCTCCGGAAGTGTTTAGTCTTCCAGAAATACAAGACCTTTATGAACAACTGTTAAATCAAGGAATGATATCCTTGGAAGATGCATTGAAAGTTGGATGCATAGTTGAAGTTACAGATGTGAATGACCTAAATGAAGAAATAGAGAATACAGATAACGCAGATATGATAAAACTGTTCGAATTCTTAAGACAAGGAAGCTACAACCATTATTGGGCATTTGACAGAGCTTTGAAAAGTATAGGTGTTCAAGACGGTTGCTGTAGCTTAGGAAAAGAGTACTGTAAAACATTAGAGGAATATCCTCCGTCAAATAAAGCACAAAAAGGTGGTAATAGAAACAGAAGAAATCACAGAAATAATCATAAATAA
- a CDS encoding ATP-binding protein, with protein MILNFTVENFRSINEPITLSFEPLGKDNYPEYFIYKTHSGLEVLKLAIIYGANATGKTNILRALDFLKKIATQPKISRDEKIEFSPFLFTDSRKNTKFEIEFIQNDLRYIYSIELNNSQIIKEKLAAYFSRKSSNIFERQTLENGTVQIKFGNKIKVNKVDKEIIEGNTLPNITTLAGILRTSIRIREIDSAIRWFGGTLKPIIEPRIDLTRWGLEQIEKKEVDKGKVIEILKNADFGIYDLIVEKEKPDEEDVKFLAMLLKNFERKDGNIDLDFIEKTIEKIELFFEHRVENKSYKLPYGEESAGTQRFYQLAIVLSLLLEKNLIFPIDEIESSLHPDLIKHFLKVFLFNTKGRPAQLILTTHYRELLQEKDLIRKDVIWFTEKKKDLSTDLYSLADFKTDKLRKEHSIYNAYKMGKLGAVPYVKTYRVEE; from the coding sequence ATGATATTAAACTTTACTGTAGAAAATTTTAGGTCTATTAACGAACCTATTACTTTGTCATTTGAACCATTAGGAAAAGACAATTATCCTGAGTATTTTATCTATAAAACTCATTCAGGATTAGAAGTCTTAAAACTTGCCATTATTTATGGAGCAAATGCAACAGGAAAAACCAATATCCTTAGAGCTTTAGACTTTTTGAAAAAAATTGCAACACAACCTAAGATTAGCAGAGATGAAAAGATAGAATTTTCTCCGTTTCTATTTACTGATTCTCGGAAAAATACTAAGTTTGAAATCGAATTTATCCAAAATGATTTAAGATACATATATAGTATAGAGCTAAACAATTCACAGATTATAAAAGAAAAGCTTGCTGCTTACTTTTCAAGGAAATCATCAAATATTTTTGAAAGGCAAACATTAGAAAATGGAACTGTTCAAATAAAATTTGGAAATAAAATAAAAGTAAACAAAGTTGATAAAGAAATAATAGAAGGAAACACTCTTCCTAATATAACAACACTTGCTGGTATATTAAGAACAAGTATCAGGATAAGAGAAATAGATTCAGCAATAAGATGGTTTGGAGGAACTTTAAAACCGATTATAGAACCACGGATAGACTTAACAAGATGGGGACTTGAACAGATAGAAAAAAAAGAAGTTGATAAAGGTAAAGTAATAGAAATATTAAAAAATGCAGATTTTGGAATATATGATCTTATTGTTGAAAAAGAAAAACCAGATGAAGAAGATGTCAAATTTTTGGCTATGCTTTTAAAAAATTTTGAAAGAAAGGATGGGAATATAGATTTAGATTTTATAGAAAAAACTATAGAAAAAATAGAATTGTTTTTTGAACACAGAGTAGAAAATAAGAGCTATAAATTACCATATGGAGAAGAGTCAGCAGGAACGCAACGATTTTATCAATTAGCAATTGTGTTGTCTCTGCTCCTTGAAAAGAACTTAATATTTCCGATAGATGAGATAGAGTCTTCTCTGCACCCTGATTTAATAAAGCATTTTCTCAAAGTGTTTTTATTTAATACTAAAGGAAGACCAGCCCAGCTTATATTAACAACACACTACAGAGAACTTCTTCAAGAAAAAGATTTAATTAGAAAAGATGTAATATGGTTTACAGAAAAGAAAAAAGATCTTTCCACAGATTTATATTCTCTTGCAGACTTTAAAACAGATAAACTAAGAAAAGAACATTCTATTTATAATGCTTATAAAATGGGTAAATTAGGAGCTGTTCCTTATGTAAAAACATACAGAGTAGAGGAATAA
- a CDS encoding acylphosphatase: METMEQLKLKTVFDYYSGNDHIIDLIYKIGKKTGINGFVERKKDTVYISVSGSHKNVEKFYSELGEKLPYSIFMSEAKTYPVENFEEEDRPFHIKGEINILPKNLSPCPTCTKELFDISNRRFYFPFISCNYCGSHYSYLYEYPFEREKTVFKFFKMCEDCEKEFNDENSFRYKYPLTACHNCLTPIYLKKGENERYGFDNEKTVGAIRTAAGVIKKGNLLRIYTSLGEMVAGIATEENISKVRQFLGLGEKPLNLLITNPQNLSKYFHIDQPELKALASQEKPVVLLPFKELSEKDLLFPDLGYGKIKFPDEPLLLLLANHLKEEEIDYIFYTYITDEFQKAITDFELNADLPVINKQKETEVVLINGEIFIKEGEKGILPEIIKAKPTGNLAITEDYIALDLGNGEYLVDKKEKLIYQLKDFVDEINSLNILEGIEENIDIPYKEKKTFKKYEGAILSVLAENNKLSEKALCFYFSSYSNEDMIAIYKNKTVNPLIKVLPIRIYDNLKDTVLWVLEEIEKSSEEAKRLIDRWREKFPQFSGEISSQSYQEKSSITAVFNVISYLLGIFNKEPSYFDQPYQALLKEALSFEAKRGLRIDYFLEEIDEEFYLDWRKIIHSTLSFKLADTDNKMLAFSVIEGFKEWIEKEGSSILYKLKLNNVVITGDIFTNPVLTGKLLPHFSNNHVLLRNTVLPLNRSNIVFGGLFR; this comes from the coding sequence ATGGAAACAATGGAGCAGCTAAAGTTAAAAACAGTTTTTGATTATTATTCTGGAAACGACCATATAATAGACCTGATTTATAAAATAGGTAAAAAAACAGGAATAAACGGCTTTGTAGAAAGAAAAAAAGACACAGTTTATATATCTGTTTCAGGTAGTCATAAAAATGTAGAAAAATTTTACTCTGAGCTTGGGGAAAAGCTTCCTTACTCAATTTTTATGTCTGAAGCCAAAACATATCCAGTTGAAAACTTTGAAGAAGAAGACAGACCTTTTCATATAAAAGGAGAGATAAACATACTTCCTAAAAATCTCTCTCCCTGTCCAACATGCACAAAGGAGCTATTTGATATCTCAAACAGAAGATTTTATTTTCCCTTTATATCCTGCAATTACTGTGGCAGCCATTACTCGTATCTGTATGAATATCCATTTGAGAGGGAAAAAACAGTTTTCAAATTTTTTAAAATGTGTGAAGATTGCGAAAAAGAGTTTAATGATGAAAACAGTTTCAGATATAAATACCCACTAACAGCCTGCCACAACTGTTTAACACCTATTTATCTAAAAAAAGGAGAAAATGAAAGATATGGCTTTGATAATGAAAAAACTGTAGGAGCTATTAGAACAGCAGCAGGAGTTATAAAAAAAGGAAATCTGCTTAGAATATACACATCTTTAGGGGAGATGGTTGCAGGAATTGCAACTGAAGAAAATATTTCAAAGGTCAGACAGTTTTTAGGTCTTGGAGAAAAGCCTTTGAACTTACTAATAACAAATCCACAAAACCTTTCTAAATATTTCCATATAGACCAGCCAGAACTAAAAGCCCTTGCCTCACAGGAAAAGCCAGTTGTTCTGCTCCCGTTTAAAGAACTATCAGAAAAAGATTTATTATTCCCAGACCTTGGATATGGAAAAATCAAATTCCCAGATGAACCTCTACTACTGCTTTTAGCAAACCATTTAAAAGAGGAGGAAATAGACTATATCTTTTACACTTATATAACTGATGAGTTTCAGAAAGCAATAACCGATTTTGAGCTTAATGCTGACCTTCCTGTGATAAATAAGCAAAAAGAAACTGAAGTGGTTCTTATAAACGGGGAAATATTTATAAAAGAAGGGGAAAAAGGTATTTTACCTGAGATAATAAAGGCAAAACCTACAGGCAATCTTGCAATAACAGAGGATTATATAGCCTTAGACCTTGGGAATGGGGAGTATTTAGTAGATAAAAAGGAAAAACTGATATACCAGCTAAAGGATTTTGTAGATGAAATAAATAGCTTAAATATTTTAGAAGGAATTGAAGAAAATATAGATATTCCTTATAAAGAGAAAAAAACTTTTAAGAAATATGAAGGAGCTATTTTATCTGTTTTAGCAGAAAATAATAAACTCTCAGAAAAGGCGTTATGTTTTTATTTTTCATCTTATTCAAACGAAGATATGATAGCCATTTACAAAAATAAAACAGTAAATCCTCTGATAAAAGTCCTGCCTATCCGTATATACGATAATCTGAAAGATACTGTTTTATGGGTATTAGAGGAGATAGAAAAAAGTTCTGAAGAAGCTAAAAGACTTATTGACCGATGGAGAGAAAAATTTCCTCAATTTTCAGGAGAAATATCTTCTCAAAGCTATCAGGAAAAAAGCAGTATAACAGCAGTTTTCAACGTGATTTCGTATCTTCTGGGAATTTTCAATAAAGAACCATCATATTTTGACCAGCCTTATCAGGCACTTCTAAAAGAGGCCTTATCATTTGAGGCAAAAAGAGGCCTTAGAATAGACTACTTTTTAGAGGAAATAGATGAGGAGTTTTATTTAGACTGGAGAAAAATCATTCACTCCACCCTTTCTTTTAAATTGGCTGATACAGATAACAAAATGCTTGCCTTTTCAGTAATAGAAGGCTTTAAGGAATGGATAGAAAAGGAAGGCAGTTCCATTCTATACAAACTTAAACTTAACAATGTAGTTATTACAGGGGATATATTCACAAACCCAGTATTAACAGGAAAACTCCTTCCCCATTTTTCTAATAATCATGTTTTACTTAGGAATACTGTATTACCCCTTAATAGAAGTAACATAGTATTTGGAGGATTATTTAGGTGA
- a CDS encoding PIN domain-containing protein yields the protein MNKSFFVDSNIFIESFKQNYQKEAKDILNIIFSDKNNDYYINELVFDEVYFHLIIKNKIRNSYKEELLFELLNLFSFLESKKEIIQIARNYIVNFRLRTHDALILATVKFYEVNFLISFDSDFVDIAAKENIKIVSNAAKLKKF from the coding sequence TTGAATAAGTCATTTTTTGTTGACAGCAACATATTCATAGAGAGTTTTAAACAGAATTATCAAAAAGAAGCTAAAGATATACTGAATATAATTTTTTCGGATAAAAATAATGACTACTACATAAATGAACTTGTATTTGATGAAGTTTATTTTCATTTAATCATAAAAAATAAAATACGAAACTCTTACAAAGAGGAACTGCTATTTGAATTACTTAATCTATTTTCTTTTTTGGAATCTAAGAAAGAAATTATTCAAATTGCAAGAAATTACATTGTTAACTTTAGACTAAGGACACATGATGCTTTAATCTTAGCAACAGTAAAGTTCTACGAAGTAAATTTTTTAATTTCTTTTGATTCCGATTTTGTTGATATAGCGGCCAAAGAAAATATAAAAATTGTTAGTAATGCTGCTAAATTAAAAAAATTTTAG
- a CDS encoding HypC/HybG/HupF family hydrogenase formation chaperone yields MCLSIPSKIVEILPDNYAIVDTMGVKRKVSLDLMPEPVEIGDYVLIHVGYAMTKMSEEDALESLKVYEEIIKHIEEEENL; encoded by the coding sequence ATGTGTTTGTCTATACCATCAAAGATTGTTGAAATACTTCCTGATAATTATGCAATAGTAGATACAATGGGAGTTAAAAGGAAAGTTTCGTTAGACCTTATGCCTGAACCAGTTGAAATTGGGGATTATGTTTTAATCCACGTAGGATACGCAATGACAAAAATGAGTGAGGAAGACGCCCTTGAAAGTTTAAAAGTTTACGAAGAGATTATAAAACATATAGAGGAAGAGGAAAATTTGTAA
- the hypD gene encoding hydrogenase formation protein HypD: MQQVDYLKDFRDSKRIQALAKLIRKEADRPLNIMEVCGGHTHTIMKYGLKQLLPPEIDFIHGPGCPVCIMPKERIDHAIALVQDENNIIATLGDMIRVPGSKSSLQKERAKGKNVKMVYAPFDILKIAKENPDKNVIYFAIGFETTTPMTAALIEKVLQENIRNIYFHINHVLVPPPVKAIMDSGEAKIDAFIGPSHVSVIAGAKIYKEFVDLYNTPVVVAGFEPVDIMESILWIIRQFKENRREVEIQYKRAVTWEGNTKAQEMINKYMEPRENFRWRGIGDIPYSALKLKDEYADLDAEKVFADILPNEPIDDHKLCICGDILKGVAKPYDCKVFGTACTPKNPLGSCMVSSEGACAAYYKYGKLELV, translated from the coding sequence ATGCAACAGGTTGATTATCTCAAAGACTTCAGAGATTCAAAAAGAATTCAGGCTTTAGCAAAACTAATTAGAAAGGAAGCAGACAGACCATTAAACATAATGGAAGTTTGTGGGGGGCATACACACACCATAATGAAATATGGCTTAAAACAGCTTCTTCCACCGGAAATAGATTTTATCCATGGTCCCGGTTGTCCTGTCTGCATAATGCCCAAAGAAAGAATAGACCACGCAATAGCATTGGTGCAGGATGAGAATAATATAATAGCAACCCTTGGAGATATGATAAGAGTTCCAGGCTCAAAAAGTTCCCTCCAAAAAGAAAGGGCAAAAGGAAAAAATGTAAAAATGGTTTATGCTCCATTTGATATTCTCAAAATAGCAAAAGAAAATCCAGATAAAAACGTTATATATTTTGCAATAGGATTTGAAACTACAACTCCTATGACAGCAGCTCTTATAGAAAAAGTTCTTCAAGAGAACATCAGAAATATTTACTTCCATATAAACCATGTCCTTGTCCCTCCCCCTGTCAAAGCAATAATGGACAGTGGAGAGGCTAAAATAGATGCTTTCATAGGACCCTCCCATGTATCTGTAATAGCAGGGGCAAAAATATACAAAGAGTTTGTTGATTTATATAACACTCCTGTGGTGGTAGCAGGATTTGAGCCTGTAGATATTATGGAAAGTATTTTATGGATTATCAGGCAATTTAAAGAAAACAGAAGAGAAGTAGAAATCCAGTACAAAAGGGCTGTTACCTGGGAAGGAAACACAAAAGCACAAGAAATGATAAATAAATATATGGAGCCCAGAGAAAACTTCAGATGGAGAGGAATAGGAGATATTCCATATTCAGCATTAAAGCTAAAAGATGAATATGCAGATTTAGATGCAGAGAAAGTTTTCGCTGACATACTTCCAAATGAACCTATTGATGACCATAAACTATGTATATGTGGAGATATTTTAAAAGGTGTAGCTAAACCTTATGATTGTAAAGTTTTTGGAACTGCCTGCACACCTAAAAATCCCCTTGGTTCTTGCATGGTGTCTTCAGAAGGAGCCTGTGCAGCCTATTACAAATATGGAAAGTTAGAACTGGTTTAA
- the hypE gene encoding hydrogenase expression/formation protein HypE — MKQILLSHGGGGEETQKLIKDLFFKYFSNPILEKMEDAAVLDLNSKLAFTTDSFTVSPIFFKGGNIGKLAIAGTVNDLAMMGAKPKYLSCSFIIEEGLPFEELEEIVKSMAEEMKKTGVQIVTGDTKVVPKGSADKIFINTTGIGEIIYEGISAHNIEEGDVILVSGTIGDHGACIMAQREGIELEGDIASDCASLWPLVEDLINAGITIKAMRDPTRGGLSAVLNEWAEQSNIGIEIEEEKIPVKDEIQGLCELLGLEPYTLANEGKLILAVHENEAEKALEVMRNNELGKDAQIIGRAISDYKGKVILKSPYGSKRIMEPPAGELLPRIC; from the coding sequence ATGAAACAGATACTTTTATCCCACGGTGGTGGTGGAGAAGAAACTCAAAAGTTAATAAAGGATTTATTCTTTAAATATTTTTCAAATCCAATATTAGAAAAAATGGAAGATGCAGCAGTTTTAGACCTGAATTCAAAACTTGCATTTACTACCGACAGTTTCACAGTATCACCAATATTTTTCAAAGGTGGAAACATAGGGAAATTGGCGATAGCTGGAACAGTCAACGACCTTGCAATGATGGGAGCAAAACCCAAATATCTAAGCTGTTCCTTTATTATAGAAGAAGGACTGCCGTTTGAAGAATTAGAAGAAATTGTTAAATCAATGGCAGAAGAAATGAAAAAAACAGGAGTGCAGATAGTCACAGGGGATACAAAAGTAGTTCCAAAAGGTTCAGCAGACAAGATATTCATAAACACAACAGGAATTGGAGAGATAATTTATGAGGGAATTTCAGCCCATAACATAGAAGAAGGAGATGTTATTTTAGTTTCAGGAACAATTGGAGACCATGGAGCCTGTATAATGGCTCAAAGGGAGGGAATAGAGCTTGAAGGGGATATAGCTTCTGACTGTGCTTCTTTATGGCCGTTAGTGGAAGATTTAATAAATGCAGGAATAACAATAAAAGCAATGAGAGACCCAACAAGAGGGGGACTTTCAGCAGTCTTGAATGAATGGGCAGAGCAATCAAACATCGGAATAGAAATAGAAGAAGAAAAAATTCCTGTAAAAGATGAAATTCAAGGGCTCTGTGAACTTCTTGGACTTGAGCCTTATACACTGGCAAATGAAGGGAAACTAATATTAGCTGTTCATGAAAACGAAGCAGAAAAAGCCTTAGAGGTCATGAGGAATAACGAACTTGGGAAAGATGCCCAAATCATAGGAAGAGCAATTTCTGACTATAAGGGAAAAGTAATCCTGAAATCCCCTTATGGTTCCAAAAGAATTATGGAACCACCAGCAGGAGAACTTTTACCAAGGATTTGTTAG
- a CDS encoding RloB family protein, with product MYIEGETEEEYINFLKSKFRDKINIKIEPEFPKEPQNLDRTLEEIKSKLKELGISPIYWIIDFDHFNNNINERRRFENFWNNAKNIKDIKLLVNNPCIEFWFLLHLKYTNKSYTSCGECEEDLKKEEIILGNRKKKVKIKPFQNYKKGKFDEKIKTFLIENLDSAIENAKKLGTFDTNNPKSCAEIYLLVEEKILNKGKS from the coding sequence GTGTATATAGAAGGAGAAACTGAAGAGGAATATATAAATTTTTTAAAAAGCAAATTTAGAGACAAAATTAATATTAAAATTGAACCAGAATTTCCCAAAGAACCCCAAAACCTTGATAGGACTTTAGAAGAGATTAAATCCAAATTAAAGGAACTTGGAATATCACCAATTTACTGGATTATAGATTTTGACCATTTTAACAATAATATTAACGAAAGAAGAAGATTTGAAAATTTTTGGAACAATGCAAAGAACATAAAAGATATAAAACTACTTGTAAATAATCCTTGTATAGAATTTTGGTTTCTTTTACACCTTAAATACACAAATAAAAGTTATACATCTTGTGGAGAGTGTGAGGAAGATTTAAAGAAAGAAGAAATTATTTTGGGCAACAGAAAGAAAAAGGTAAAGATAAAACCTTTTCAGAATTATAAGAAAGGAAAATTTGACGAAAAAATTAAAACTTTTTTAATTGAAAATTTAGATTCAGCAATTGAGAACGCAAAAAAGTTAGGAACTTTTGATACTAATAACCCCAAAAGCTGTGCTGAAATCTATCTACTCGTAGAAGAAAAAATTTTAAATAAAGGAAAATCATGA
- a CDS encoding HyaD/HybD family hydrogenase maturation endopeptidase encodes MKKVGIVGVGNVLFKDEGIGVFIVKYLQENYRFEPEVDLIDAGTLGFGLMSYLHEYDHIILIDTISINDKPGSVFRLTPEQLSGIASYHQTAHEVEVLQMIELTPLTGKMADTVVIGIIPENICASEIGLTQTLEGTPFKTAIAQIFKELDRIGVKYEKVNEIPLKEVVKKHFGSYNGELSEKRIQEF; translated from the coding sequence ATGAAAAAAGTAGGAATAGTTGGTGTTGGAAATGTTTTATTTAAAGATGAAGGAATAGGAGTTTTTATTGTTAAGTATTTACAGGAAAATTATAGGTTTGAACCAGAAGTTGACCTGATAGATGCAGGTACTCTGGGATTTGGTCTTATGTCTTATCTACATGAATACGACCATATAATCCTCATAGATACAATATCTATAAACGATAAACCGGGAAGTGTTTTTAGACTTACACCAGAGCAACTGTCAGGTATTGCCTCATACCACCAGACAGCCCACGAGGTAGAAGTCCTCCAGATGATAGAACTAACCCCACTTACAGGAAAAATGGCAGACACCGTTGTAATAGGAATAATCCCAGAAAATATCTGTGCTTCAGAGATAGGTTTAACACAAACCCTTGAAGGAACTCCTTTCAAAACAGCCATTGCCCAGATTTTTAAAGAGTTAGATAGAATAGGCGTAAAATATGAAAAGGTTAACGAGATACCCTTAAAAGAAGTTGTCAAAAAACATTTTGGTTCATACAACGGAGAACTATCAGAAAAAAGAATTCAGGAGTTTTAG